In a genomic window of Timaviella obliquedivisa GSE-PSE-MK23-08B:
- a CDS encoding D-alanyl-D-alanine carboxypeptidase family protein: protein MDDAGLPKVPKRLSEYSASQHDDLPEAYRELRDEPRKSKKSLKFIGLAIAAFLLVILPFIWFNLRPQPTALSANSTEQRSGQPSGAVISSSTTVPLPSSSSATASPDQVLGHYRYAEVPLSDLEPVANDIKMHKAAAPKFLAMVDAAQAEGVSLTILSGFRSVEEQTHLFFDVKAERGQNTDTRADVSAPPGYSEHHTGYSADIGDANEPGTHLSQSFEQTAAFKWLQQNAAYYSFELSFAKGNPEKVSYEPWHWRYVGDRKSLEIFYRTRKK from the coding sequence GTGGATGATGCAGGTTTACCAAAAGTACCTAAGCGCTTGTCGGAATACTCTGCCTCACAGCATGATGACTTGCCTGAAGCTTATCGAGAATTGCGTGATGAGCCTCGGAAGTCTAAAAAATCGTTGAAGTTCATTGGGTTGGCGATCGCCGCTTTTCTTTTAGTCATCCTACCTTTTATCTGGTTCAACCTCCGTCCTCAACCGACTGCTCTAAGCGCAAATTCTACAGAGCAGCGATCGGGTCAGCCATCGGGAGCCGTTATCTCATCTTCTACTACAGTTCCGTTACCGTCTTCCAGCAGTGCCACCGCCTCCCCCGACCAAGTCTTGGGGCATTACCGCTATGCCGAAGTGCCTTTATCTGACCTAGAGCCAGTTGCCAATGACATTAAGATGCATAAAGCGGCTGCCCCTAAGTTTCTGGCAATGGTGGATGCCGCCCAAGCAGAGGGTGTTAGCCTAACTATCCTTTCAGGGTTTCGCTCGGTGGAAGAGCAGACGCATTTATTTTTTGATGTCAAAGCCGAACGGGGACAAAATACCGATACTCGCGCCGATGTCAGCGCTCCTCCAGGCTACAGCGAACACCACACCGGATATTCTGCCGACATTGGCGATGCTAATGAACCTGGAACTCATTTGAGCCAAAGTTTTGAGCAAACTGCTGCCTTTAAGTGGCTTCAGCAAAATGCGGCATACTATAGTTTTGAACTGTCTTTTGCCAAAGGCAATCCCGAAAAGGTAAGCTACGAACCGTGGCATTGGCGCTATGTGGGCGATCGCAAAAGCCTAGAAATATTCTACAGAACCAGAAAAAAGTGA
- a CDS encoding ATP-dependent Zn protease, with translation MNQASLNLVAITLFSLVMMSLLGPILHLSPTVPAIATFAILSFMAVDTFGLQGRFGAIVIDGFARLSPEHRARVICHEAGHFLVAHLSGIPITGYTLTAWEAFRQGQRGQGGVSFDTQELDQELKQGILSNQLIDRYCTVWMAGTAAETLIYGNAEGGADDRQKFRTLWFQLKRTNAEGALKEKGAIFQAKSLIQGQMQAFEALVAAMEQRAPVEDCCRAIDEQQTPQAT, from the coding sequence GTGAATCAAGCCTCTCTTAACCTCGTCGCTATCACTCTTTTTTCGTTAGTCATGATGAGCCTACTTGGGCCCATTCTGCATTTGTCGCCGACTGTTCCAGCGATCGCCACTTTCGCCATCCTCAGCTTTATGGCGGTTGATACCTTTGGGTTGCAAGGACGGTTTGGGGCGATCGTCATTGATGGTTTTGCCCGCCTATCGCCAGAGCATCGGGCGCGGGTCATTTGCCATGAAGCTGGGCATTTTTTGGTGGCGCATCTGTCGGGTATTCCTATTACGGGCTATACCCTAACGGCTTGGGAAGCATTTCGCCAAGGGCAACGCGGTCAAGGTGGCGTTAGCTTTGACACACAGGAGTTAGACCAAGAGTTAAAGCAGGGCATCTTATCGAATCAACTGATCGATCGCTACTGCACTGTTTGGATGGCGGGAACTGCTGCCGAAACCTTGATCTATGGCAATGCTGAGGGCGGCGCAGACGATCGCCAAAAGTTCCGGACGCTGTGGTTTCAGCTTAAACGTACTAATGCTGAGGGAGCGCTGAAAGAGAAAGGAGCAATTTTCCAGGCGAAGTCATTAATTCAAGGGCAGATGCAGGCGTTTGAAGCATTAGTTGCGGCAATGGAGCAACGTGCCCCTGTTGAAGATTGTTGTCGGGCGATCGATGAGCAGCAGACACCTCAAGCAACATAG
- a CDS encoding allophycocyanin: MSVVSQVILNADEELRYPSSGELQSIQAFLKTGEKRTRIAATLADNEKKIVQAASKQLWQKRPDFIAPGGNAYGDRQRALCLRDYGWYLRLVTYGVLAGDKDPIESIGLVGVREMYNSLGVPVPGMVESIRCLKASSLALLNDEDAAEAAPYFDYIIQSMS, from the coding sequence ATGAGTGTAGTTAGCCAAGTCATTCTTAATGCCGACGAAGAACTTCGCTACCCCAGCAGTGGCGAGTTGCAGAGTATTCAAGCTTTTTTAAAAACCGGCGAGAAGCGAACTCGCATCGCGGCGACCTTAGCCGATAACGAAAAGAAAATTGTTCAAGCTGCCAGCAAGCAGCTTTGGCAGAAGCGTCCAGATTTTATCGCTCCGGGCGGAAATGCCTACGGCGATCGCCAACGTGCCCTCTGTCTCCGTGACTATGGCTGGTATCTTCGCCTAGTGACCTATGGCGTTTTGGCAGGCGACAAAGACCCGATTGAAAGCATTGGTCTAGTGGGTGTGCGAGAAATGTACAACTCTCTCGGCGTTCCGGTTCCTGGCATGGTGGAATCCATTCGTTGCCTCAAGGCTTCATCTTTAGCACTCTTGAATGACGAAGATGCGGCTGAAGCGGCTCCTTACTTCGACTACATCATTCAGTCCATGTCTTAA
- the miaB gene encoding tRNA (N6-isopentenyl adenosine(37)-C2)-methylthiotransferase MiaB, translated as MSSSPKLYHITTFGCQMNKADSERMAGILEDMGFRWSEDPNQADLILYNTCTIRDNAEQRVYSHLGKQARRKHEKPDLTLILAGCVAQQEGEALLRRVPELDLVMGPQHANRLQDLLEQVFNGNQVVATESVHILEDITQPRRDSHITAWVNVIYGCNERCTYCVVPNVRGVEQSRTPEAIRAEIEELGRQGFKEITLLGQNIDAYGRDLPGSTAEGRHQHTLTDLLYFVHDVPGVERIRFATSHPRYFTERLIRACAELPKVCEHFHIPFQSGDNEVLKAMSRGYTHEKYRRIIDMVRYYMPDASISADAIAGFPGETEEQFANTLKLMEDTEFDMVNTAAYSPRPGTPAALWENQLSEEIKSDRLQRLNHVVNTSAAERSQRYLGRTEEILVEAQNPKFPTQVMGRTRGNRLTFCTGDIQELQGKTIRVNITEARSFSLTGQMMVPLSCG; from the coding sequence ATGTCTTCTTCTCCCAAGCTATATCACATCACCACCTTCGGCTGCCAAATGAACAAAGCCGACTCCGAGCGGATGGCTGGCATTTTGGAGGACATGGGTTTTCGCTGGTCGGAAGATCCCAATCAAGCCGATCTCATTCTCTACAACACCTGCACCATTCGGGACAACGCCGAGCAGAGGGTTTATTCGCACCTTGGCAAACAGGCAAGACGCAAGCACGAAAAGCCTGACCTGACTCTGATTCTTGCCGGATGTGTGGCGCAACAGGAAGGTGAAGCTCTACTGCGGCGAGTGCCCGAACTAGATTTAGTGATGGGCCCGCAGCACGCCAATCGTTTGCAGGATCTGCTAGAGCAAGTGTTTAACGGCAACCAGGTTGTTGCTACTGAGTCGGTTCATATTTTAGAAGACATTACTCAACCGCGTCGGGATAGTCACATTACCGCTTGGGTTAACGTCATTTATGGCTGTAACGAACGCTGTACCTATTGCGTTGTGCCTAATGTGCGAGGCGTAGAGCAGTCGCGTACACCGGAAGCCATTCGGGCAGAAATAGAAGAATTGGGTCGGCAGGGTTTTAAGGAAATCACGCTGTTAGGGCAAAACATTGATGCCTACGGACGCGATTTGCCAGGATCTACTGCTGAGGGTCGCCATCAGCATACGCTGACTGATTTGCTGTACTTTGTCCACGATGTTCCTGGTGTTGAGCGTATCCGGTTTGCCACTAGCCACCCTCGCTATTTTACCGAGCGGTTGATTCGGGCTTGTGCCGAGTTGCCCAAGGTGTGTGAGCATTTCCATATTCCCTTTCAGTCGGGCGATAACGAGGTGTTGAAAGCCATGTCGCGCGGCTACACTCACGAGAAGTATCGGCGGATTATCGACATGGTGCGCTACTATATGCCCGATGCTTCCATTAGTGCGGATGCGATCGCCGGGTTTCCGGGTGAAACCGAGGAACAGTTTGCCAATACGCTCAAACTGATGGAAGACACTGAGTTTGATATGGTCAACACTGCCGCTTACTCTCCCCGTCCTGGCACTCCTGCGGCACTGTGGGAAAACCAGTTGAGTGAAGAAATTAAGAGCGATCGCCTCCAACGCCTGAACCATGTGGTCAACACCTCAGCCGCCGAGCGATCGCAGCGCTACTTGGGGCGCACCGAGGAAATTTTAGTAGAAGCACAAAACCCCAAATTTCCAACCCAAGTAATGGGCAGAACTCGAGGCAACCGCCTCACCTTTTGCACCGGCGATATTCAGGAGCTACAGGGAAAAACCATCCGGGTTAACATCACCGAAGCCCGCTCCTTCAGCCTAACGGGACAAATGATGGTTCCCCTCTCTTGCGGATAA
- a CDS encoding nuclear transport factor 2 family protein, whose product MRYCFTSWSSCALIWALGIAPFSLGITGWTDQALAQAPAAAPAVRPAPAILTQTLAQIDAAASGGNLPAVMAFYDPQFTNSDGLTYRSFQDALSKFWKRYPGMVYKTEINSWKAEGSALVVETTTTITGTQTTPDRPINLTATIASRQRFEGQKIVQQEILSEQSQVTMGQTPPTVQVNLPEQITIGRSYAFDAIVTEPLGDRLLLGAALEETISAGGYLNAVPINLELLSSGGLFKIGRAPLLPENRWVSAVIIRNDGMTAVTQRMRIVGR is encoded by the coding sequence ATGCGTTATTGTTTTACCTCCTGGTCTAGCTGTGCCCTAATTTGGGCCTTAGGAATTGCGCCCTTTAGCCTAGGGATAACTGGCTGGACAGATCAAGCCCTTGCTCAAGCGCCTGCTGCCGCGCCTGCTGTGCGTCCGGCTCCTGCCATTTTGACCCAGACCCTAGCTCAAATTGACGCGGCGGCTAGTGGGGGTAATTTGCCCGCTGTTATGGCGTTCTATGACCCTCAATTCACAAATTCTGATGGGTTGACCTACCGCTCTTTTCAAGACGCATTGTCAAAGTTTTGGAAGCGTTACCCCGGCATGGTCTACAAAACTGAGATTAATTCTTGGAAGGCAGAGGGCAGTGCGTTAGTGGTGGAGACAACAACAACCATTACTGGCACCCAGACCACGCCCGATCGCCCCATTAATTTGACTGCGACTATTGCTTCGCGGCAACGATTTGAAGGTCAAAAAATTGTTCAGCAAGAAATTTTGTCAGAGCAAAGCCAGGTGACGATGGGTCAAACGCCGCCCACGGTGCAGGTTAACTTGCCCGAACAGATAACCATCGGACGCAGCTATGCTTTTGATGCCATTGTTACCGAGCCGTTGGGCGATCGTCTGCTGTTAGGCGCAGCGCTGGAAGAAACAATCAGTGCTGGCGGTTACCTCAATGCAGTTCCAATCAACTTGGAGCTACTGTCATCCGGGGGGCTTTTCAAAATCGGGCGTGCTCCGCTCCTTCCTGAGAATCGCTGGGTTTCGGCAGTAATCATTCGCAACGATGGTATGACCGCAGTGACTCAACGGATGCGGATTGTTGGACGGTAA
- the murG gene encoding undecaprenyldiphospho-muramoylpentapeptide beta-N-acetylglucosaminyltransferase, which yields MSVATSAKMSQELSEELPQRLLIAASGTGGHLFPAIATAEQLPQTKIEWLGVPDRLETQLVPATYPLHTIDVGGFQQKFGLGTLRIFTKLLLSVLQVRKLLKKGKFQAVLTTGGYIAAPAILAARSLGLPVVLHESNALPGKVTRWLSPLCTRVAIGFESAAQYLPRAQTIYVGTPVRAQFRTHPPLDLAISSEAPLIVVVGGSQGAVSLNQKVRECAPAWIDAGAWIVHLTGESDPEANSFRHPHYFGLPFYNNMAALLHRANLAISRAGAGSMTELAMTQTPAILVPYPYAAEDHQTYNARVFADAGAALLFPQNLLTAETLQTKVLELLRSPETLQEMAAAAGSLAVPNSAELLAALVKNLIVEKLVQLKIY from the coding sequence ATGTCGGTCGCTACCTCTGCAAAAATGTCTCAAGAATTATCAGAAGAACTGCCTCAACGGCTGTTAATTGCAGCCAGCGGCACGGGTGGACATTTATTCCCAGCGATCGCCACTGCCGAGCAACTCCCCCAGACTAAGATTGAATGGCTAGGCGTGCCCGATCGCCTCGAAACCCAGCTTGTGCCTGCAACCTATCCGCTTCACACCATTGACGTTGGGGGCTTTCAGCAAAAATTTGGACTAGGCACCCTGCGCATTTTTACCAAACTGCTGCTGTCGGTGCTACAAGTGCGCAAGTTACTTAAAAAAGGTAAGTTTCAAGCGGTGCTAACCACAGGGGGCTACATTGCTGCCCCTGCTATTTTGGCGGCGCGTTCTTTGGGTTTGCCCGTGGTGCTGCACGAGTCTAATGCGCTACCTGGCAAGGTGACTCGGTGGCTCAGCCCACTCTGTACGCGAGTGGCGATCGGCTTTGAATCGGCGGCGCAATACTTGCCCCGTGCCCAAACGATCTATGTCGGTACGCCTGTTCGGGCACAGTTCCGCACCCATCCACCGCTAGATCTAGCAATTTCCTCAGAGGCTCCCTTAATTGTGGTGGTGGGCGGCAGTCAGGGAGCCGTCAGCCTGAATCAAAAGGTACGGGAGTGTGCTCCCGCCTGGATCGATGCTGGAGCGTGGATCGTTCACCTGACTGGAGAAAGTGATCCTGAAGCTAATAGCTTTCGCCATCCCCATTATTTTGGGCTGCCGTTTTACAACAACATGGCAGCGCTACTTCATCGGGCAAATCTTGCCATTAGTCGAGCGGGTGCAGGTTCGATGACCGAGTTAGCGATGACTCAAACTCCTGCAATTCTCGTTCCCTACCCTTACGCCGCCGAAGATCATCAGACTTACAACGCCAGAGTATTTGCTGATGCAGGAGCCGCACTGCTATTTCCTCAAAACCTGCTCACAGCCGAAACTTTGCAAACGAAAGTGTTGGAATTATTACGATCGCCCGAAACCCTTCAAGAAATGGCAGCCGCAGCCGGAAGCTTGGCGGTTCCTAATAGCGCTGAATTGTTAGCAGCTTTGGTTAAAAATTTGATTGTTGAGAAGTTAGTTCAATTAAAGATCTATTAA